A single genomic interval of Psychroserpens sp. NJDZ02 harbors:
- a CDS encoding prolipoprotein diacylglyceryl transferase, which translates to MFPELFDFSLPEFFSRLFGLTQVTVYSYATLIALGTLIAALYTKWSAKKTLGITNLSNTFFYLVFIAGFVGGKLFFYLQDPMLYFNNPSLILSSFNGGYVFYGSFIVIVPCVIWYLKIHKIPVLPMLDILAVTTVIIHAIGRLGCFAAGCCFGHPTNSGFGMVFPTTHDVAVHPTQLYEVTVLMIILLILLVIKNRKQFTGQIFLTYLILYGFGRGILELFRGDERGYVVENVLSHSQAIGLCLICASSYFYFKFYKQSNINLIKT; encoded by the coding sequence ATGTTTCCAGAGCTATTTGATTTTTCGTTACCAGAATTTTTCTCACGTCTTTTTGGTTTGACACAAGTTACTGTGTATAGTTATGCGACTTTAATAGCGCTAGGGACTTTAATAGCGGCGTTATATACTAAATGGAGTGCTAAAAAAACATTAGGGATTACTAATTTATCAAACACTTTTTTTTACTTGGTTTTTATTGCAGGCTTTGTAGGTGGTAAGTTGTTTTTTTATCTGCAAGATCCCATGTTGTATTTTAATAATCCAAGTTTAATTTTAAGCAGCTTTAATGGTGGTTATGTATTTTATGGCTCGTTTATAGTTATTGTTCCATGTGTTATTTGGTATTTAAAAATACACAAAATACCTGTATTACCAATGTTAGATATTTTAGCTGTAACTACAGTTATAATTCATGCCATAGGACGTTTAGGTTGTTTTGCAGCGGGTTGTTGTTTTGGACATCCAACAAATAGTGGTTTTGGGATGGTTTTCCCAACCACACACGATGTAGCTGTTCATCCTACGCAATTGTATGAAGTGACCGTCTTGATGATAATACTATTGATACTTCTAGTTATTAAAAACCGAAAACAATTTACAGGGCAAATATTTTTAACATACTTAATACTGTATGGTTTTGGTCGAGGGATTTTAGAACTATTTAGAGGTGACGAAAGGGGTTATGTAGTTGAAAATGTATTATCACATTCTCAGGCTATTGGATTGTGTCTTATTTGTGCTTCAAGCTATTTTTATTTTAAATTTTATAAACAAAGTAATATTAACTTAATTAAAACCTAA
- a CDS encoding flavin monoamine oxidase family protein, with translation MTTKNTDILIIGAGLTGLTLAFLLKQTDLKVTIIEANTRIGGRIITKRNTNEAPIDLGATWLIPQQTNVLNLLKTLNIDVFEQFYGATAIYQPDPNKQAQLVSLPTNDSVSYRIKNGTQTLTETLADQLDSTSIQTDTSVISIQLKAEYLEVKTDKQTYHSKHVISTLPPALFNQNISITPELPDAITAVLPNTHTWMHNSIRVGFTYKTPFWKHPQSSGTIYANSGPLQEFYDHSNADQSVYALSGFMSANLHNLDQKQRKQLALDQLQSYYGDQALEYLSYEECVWIDQKHTIKPDNNFLMPQQNNGHPLYQESYLNKRLFIAGAETSPIFSGKMEAAVSSAMHVFNSLKAEIS, from the coding sequence ATGACCACAAAAAATACTGATATACTTATTATTGGCGCAGGATTAACAGGCTTAACGCTTGCCTTTTTATTAAAACAAACAGACTTAAAAGTGACAATTATTGAAGCCAACACCCGTATTGGCGGACGCATTATAACCAAACGCAATACCAATGAAGCCCCTATAGATCTTGGCGCAACATGGCTTATACCTCAACAAACAAACGTTTTAAATTTACTAAAAACATTAAATATTGACGTTTTTGAACAGTTTTACGGAGCAACCGCAATTTATCAGCCGGATCCTAATAAACAAGCACAACTAGTTTCTTTACCCACTAACGATTCAGTGAGTTATCGTATTAAAAATGGAACCCAAACCTTAACTGAAACACTTGCAGATCAATTAGACAGCACAAGTATCCAAACTGACACTAGCGTTATTTCAATTCAGCTTAAAGCGGAATACCTAGAAGTCAAAACAGATAAGCAGACATACCATTCAAAACATGTAATTTCAACCCTACCTCCTGCGTTATTTAATCAAAATATTAGCATAACACCAGAATTACCAGATGCTATCACAGCCGTTTTACCCAATACACATACTTGGATGCACAATTCCATTAGGGTTGGTTTTACCTATAAAACACCTTTTTGGAAACACCCACAAAGTAGCGGAACGATTTATGCCAACTCAGGACCTTTACAGGAGTTTTATGATCATTCCAACGCAGACCAATCCGTATATGCTTTAAGTGGCTTTATGAGCGCTAATTTGCATAATTTAGACCAAAAACAACGCAAACAATTAGCTTTAGACCAATTACAAAGCTATTATGGAGACCAAGCCTTAGAGTATCTAAGTTACGAAGAGTGCGTATGGATTGATCAAAAACACACGATTAAACCAGATAACAACTTTTTAATGCCACAGCAAAATAACGGACATCCACTTTATCAAGAATCTTATTTAAACAAAAGACTTTTTATTGCTGGAGCAGAAACTAGCCCCATATTTTCAGGTAAAATGGAAGCTGCCGTTAGTAGTGCTATGCATGTTTTTAATTCGCTTAAAGCGGAAATCAGTTAA
- a CDS encoding leucine-rich repeat protein, translating to MKTIFKQLLCSVVLILAMSCGVDGVDGVDGQDGVDGVDGQDGMDGADGTGGQATSGLTYVYFNGGITDAEAVTKVQNEIGSITQFIYVENTTQLTTLDLSSVSQLITLIIDDNVALTTINISNLVEVSQEIRFRDNPLVSSLNLSSLEKVSYYLYIEGSADLNTTSLQQVDFSALSDVHEFYLRNSNVNNVDVSNLTDVYSIEFEENVNLTALDLSSITTGNAVAVYENPNLTTIDLSNLINTNSNLGIFNNDVLTSVDLSSLVTVSQFTISQNSQLVTINLPQLVTAASSFNLYDNISLTTITFPALTSFSQVYFPGNNFSSSDVNTVLSQLVAISPTFSGKNVRLNNQQISAPPTGQGVADYNTLVANGNSVTTD from the coding sequence ATGAAAACAATTTTTAAGCAACTATTATGTAGTGTAGTATTAATTTTAGCAATGTCTTGTGGAGTGGATGGTGTTGATGGCGTTGACGGTCAGGATGGCGTCGATGGTGTCGATGGTCAAGACGGAATGGATGGTGCCGACGGAACAGGCGGTCAAGCAACTTCTGGTCTAACTTATGTTTATTTTAATGGAGGGATAACAGATGCCGAGGCTGTAACAAAAGTTCAAAATGAAATAGGATCTATAACCCAGTTTATATATGTAGAAAATACAACACAACTGACAACCTTAGATTTGTCAAGCGTGTCTCAGTTGATTACATTGATTATTGACGATAATGTAGCTTTAACTACTATAAATATCTCTAATTTAGTAGAGGTTAGTCAAGAAATTAGATTTAGGGATAATCCATTAGTATCCTCTTTAAATTTATCAAGTTTAGAAAAAGTATCCTATTATTTATATATAGAAGGAAGTGCTGATTTAAATACAACGTCTTTACAGCAAGTGGATTTTTCAGCACTTTCTGATGTTCATGAGTTTTATCTGCGTAATAGTAATGTGAATAATGTGGACGTAAGTAATCTAACAGATGTTTATAGTATAGAGTTTGAAGAGAATGTAAATTTAACAGCATTAGATTTAAGTAGTATCACTACTGGTAATGCAGTCGCTGTGTATGAGAATCCTAATTTAACGACTATAGATTTGTCTAATCTAATAAACACAAATAGTAATTTGGGGATTTTTAATAATGACGTGTTAACTAGTGTTGATTTGTCGTCTTTAGTAACGGTATCTCAATTTACAATTTCTCAAAATTCTCAGTTGGTGACGATCAATTTACCGCAACTAGTAACTGCAGCATCTTCTTTTAATTTGTATGATAATATTAGTTTGACAACAATCACTTTTCCTGCTTTAACTTCATTTAGTCAAGTCTATTTTCCAGGTAATAATTTTAGTTCTTCAGATGTTAATACTGTTCTAAGTCAATTAGTTGCAATTTCTCCTACTTTTTCTGGTAAAAATGTTAGACTTAACAATCAACAAATTTCTGCGCCACCAACAGGGCAAGGAGTTGCTGATTATAACACATTAGTAGCTAACGGAAACAGTGTGACTACTGATTAA
- a CDS encoding patatin family protein: MKALVISGGGSKGAFAGGVAQHLIEQEGKQYDMFLGTSTGSLLIPHLATGNIGKLYDIYTHVNQNSIFSINPFVVKKKGDREYVSINYFNTALQFLKKKRTFGESKNLKKHIKVHFTKAEYDTIKATKEDVVVTVTNLSKNRVEYKSINDYDYDEFCEWIWISCNYIPFMSLAIKDGFEYADGGLGCVIPIREAILRGATEVDAIVLESENLEYNKVLGKNPFSLMINLFGHLLDQVEKGDIAIGKLAAKHRNVKLNLYYTPTKLTENSLIFNKKLMEDWWLQGYLYAQDKYENHDEFRSTVPIE, translated from the coding sequence TTGAAAGCATTAGTCATATCTGGAGGAGGAAGTAAAGGTGCATTTGCAGGAGGAGTTGCACAACATTTAATAGAACAAGAAGGTAAACAGTACGATATGTTTTTGGGAACATCTACTGGAAGTCTATTAATTCCGCATTTAGCGACTGGAAATATTGGCAAGCTGTACGATATTTATACGCATGTTAATCAGAATTCTATTTTTAGCATTAATCCGTTTGTGGTTAAAAAGAAAGGGGATAGAGAATATGTGTCTATTAATTATTTTAACACGGCGTTGCAGTTTTTGAAAAAGAAACGCACTTTTGGTGAAAGTAAAAATCTAAAAAAGCATATTAAAGTACATTTTACTAAAGCAGAATATGATACTATAAAAGCGACTAAAGAAGATGTGGTTGTTACGGTTACAAACTTATCTAAAAATCGCGTAGAGTATAAGTCGATTAACGATTATGATTACGATGAATTTTGCGAATGGATTTGGATTTCTTGTAATTATATTCCGTTTATGTCTTTAGCTATAAAAGATGGATTTGAGTATGCAGATGGTGGATTGGGTTGTGTAATACCAATTAGAGAGGCTATTTTAAGAGGAGCGACAGAGGTGGATGCTATTGTTTTGGAGAGTGAAAATTTAGAATACAATAAGGTCTTAGGGAAAAACCCATTTTCGTTAATGATAAATCTGTTCGGTCATTTATTGGATCAAGTAGAAAAAGGAGATATTGCAATAGGTAAATTAGCAGCAAAACACAGAAATGTAAAGCTTAACTTGTATTATACACCAACTAAGTTAACAGAAAACTCGCTGATTTTTAATAAAAAATTAATGGAAGATTGGTGGCTGCAAGGGTATTTGTATGCTCAGGATAAGTATGAAAATCATGATGAGTTTAGGTCTACTGTACCAATAGAGTAA
- the recG gene encoding ATP-dependent DNA helicase RecG, with the protein MSTNLQTPIDYLKGVGPNRADLLRKELGIHTYQDLINLFPNRYLDRTKYYKINQLLPNAAEVQIVGKIVKFEEIAQKRGKRLVATFKDETGTMELVWFRGQKWIKEGLKLNATYVIFGKTNLFANKYNMPHPDIELLSEHEANLRSAMQAIYPSTEKLANRGISNRVMTKIMQNLFLETKGRFVETLSEKLLSENKLISKSEALLNVHFPKDQTALSKAEFRLKFEELFYIQLQLILKNLIHKTKIKGFPFETVGAHFNSFFKNHLPFELTNAQKRVLKEIRADLGSNAQMNRLLQGDVGSGKTIVALMSMLIAVDNGFQACLMAPTEILSVQHYNGLLELCNELEINIKLLTGSSKTSERREIHKMLESGELDILIGTHAVLEDKVKFKNLGLAIIDEQHRFGVKQRSKLWKKNTLPPHVLVMTATPIPRTLAMSVYGDLDISVIDELPPGRQPIKTVHRYDSNRLKVFRFIRDEIAKKRQVYIVYPLIQENAQMDYKDLMDGYESLTRDFPMPEYQISIIHGKMKPADKEFEMQRFVKGETQIMVATTVIEVGVNVPNASVMVIESAERFGLSQLHQLRGRVGRGAEQSYCILMTSHKLSENSKTRVQTMTSTNDGFEIAEVDLRLRGPGDIMGTQQSGILNLRIADIVKDNDILQHARYWAKDLLTKDPSLSSPNNAIILETYRQMSKYKNIWNYIS; encoded by the coding sequence ATGAGTACTAACTTACAAACTCCAATAGATTACCTAAAAGGCGTTGGGCCAAATCGTGCAGATTTATTGCGCAAGGAGTTGGGTATTCATACCTATCAAGATTTAATAAACCTATTTCCAAATCGGTATTTGGATCGAACAAAATATTATAAAATCAACCAATTATTACCTAACGCTGCCGAGGTACAAATTGTTGGAAAAATCGTAAAATTTGAAGAGATTGCTCAAAAAAGAGGCAAGCGATTAGTAGCCACTTTTAAGGATGAAACGGGCACCATGGAATTGGTTTGGTTTAGAGGTCAAAAATGGATTAAGGAAGGGTTAAAATTAAACGCAACTTATGTCATTTTCGGAAAAACAAACCTGTTTGCAAACAAGTATAATATGCCTCATCCTGACATCGAATTATTGTCAGAACACGAAGCCAATTTACGAAGTGCAATGCAAGCCATTTATCCTTCCACAGAAAAATTAGCTAACCGTGGAATTAGCAATCGCGTGATGACAAAAATCATGCAAAATTTATTCCTTGAAACCAAGGGTAGATTTGTTGAAACCTTGTCCGAAAAACTACTCTCCGAAAACAAATTAATCTCAAAATCTGAAGCCCTCCTAAATGTTCATTTTCCGAAGGATCAAACCGCACTTTCTAAGGCTGAATTTAGACTGAAATTTGAAGAGTTATTTTACATACAACTACAGTTAATTCTTAAAAATTTAATTCATAAAACAAAAATTAAAGGCTTTCCTTTTGAAACCGTTGGCGCTCATTTTAATTCGTTTTTCAAAAACCATTTACCGTTCGAATTAACCAATGCACAGAAACGTGTTTTGAAAGAAATCAGAGCAGATTTAGGCAGTAATGCGCAAATGAATCGCCTTTTACAAGGTGATGTTGGCTCTGGAAAGACAATAGTTGCATTAATGTCAATGCTAATAGCGGTTGACAATGGTTTTCAAGCTTGTCTAATGGCGCCGACTGAAATTTTGTCAGTACAGCACTATAATGGATTACTTGAGTTATGTAATGAATTAGAAATCAACATAAAACTACTTACAGGTTCAAGTAAAACTTCAGAACGAAGAGAGATCCATAAAATGCTAGAAAGCGGCGAATTAGACATTTTAATTGGTACACATGCTGTTTTGGAAGACAAGGTTAAATTCAAAAATTTGGGACTCGCAATTATTGACGAGCAACACCGTTTTGGAGTTAAGCAGCGTTCTAAGCTTTGGAAAAAAAACACCCTTCCGCCACACGTTTTAGTCATGACAGCAACTCCAATTCCGAGAACATTAGCAATGTCTGTTTATGGCGATTTAGACATCTCCGTAATTGACGAATTACCACCCGGAAGACAACCCATAAAAACGGTCCATAGATACGACTCCAACCGACTAAAAGTATTCCGTTTTATTCGTGACGAAATTGCTAAAAAAAGACAGGTCTATATTGTCTATCCTTTGATACAAGAAAACGCTCAAATGGACTACAAAGATCTGATGGATGGTTACGAAAGTTTGACCCGAGATTTTCCGATGCCCGAGTATCAAATCTCCATCATTCATGGTAAAATGAAACCCGCAGATAAGGAGTTTGAAATGCAGCGTTTTGTTAAAGGCGAAACGCAAATTATGGTGGCAACTACAGTTATTGAAGTTGGTGTAAATGTACCCAATGCCTCAGTCATGGTAATTGAAAGCGCAGAGCGTTTTGGACTGTCACAATTACACCAATTAAGAGGTCGTGTTGGACGTGGTGCAGAGCAAAGTTATTGCATCTTAATGACCAGTCATAAATTATCAGAAAACAGTAAAACACGTGTCCAAACCATGACCAGTACAAATGATGGTTTTGAGATTGCTGAGGTGGACTTAAGACTTCGCGGACCAGGAGATATTATGGGGACACAACAAAGCGGAATTCTGAATTTACGCATAGCAGATATTGTAAAAGACAACGACATTTTGCAACATGCTCGTTATTGGGCAAAGGATCTTTTAACCAAAGATCCAAGCTTAAGCAGTCCTAACAATGCCATTATATTAGAGACATACCGACAAATGAGTAAATACAAAAATATCTGGAACTACATTAGCTAA
- a CDS encoding M1 family metallopeptidase, translating into MRHLLVLFITFLCLSAKAQQTEFIDFISIDAEISFEKDNTVKGRAKYIYKVLKPFDSLVIDAVNMEITNFYDDHYGLDFKYDGKQIVYKPEFEANTYHELNIVYTVNPKKALYFVEKENSHQIWTQGQGKYTSHWLPSIDDMNDKIEFDLEITYDKAYQVIANGALIDKRSNDSTMTWHYDMQKPMSSYLVALAIGKYKKQVISSKSGIPIELYYYPEDSAKVEPTYRYTKQLFDFLEDEIGVSYPWQNYKQVPVKDFLYSGMENTSCTIFSDYFMIDRTSFVDKNYVNVNAHELAHQWFGDLVTETSGTHHWLQEGFATYYALLAERDIFGEDYYYWQLYQYAQELIAQDAAGESTALLNPKSSSTTFYKKGAWALHVLREKVGDKAFKKAVKIYLKANAFKNVETNDFIKEVEKTSGQDLTGFVQQWLESSELLQEEMENVLKENETSSFLVTMKTDPYLSFRTDADDNYILSSLITELPKGFYAVQVSVLEEALSVPEYPTSDDLVEEAFQSGQIKLRQTMALGLKTIPLKFKKKYETLLDDQSYITNEAALYNLWANFPQKRKIYLDQTKAIYGFNDYNVRTLWLALAIATPGYEEGNKELFFNELVGYTASEHGFQLRQNAFNVLSSLGVFNQEALLNLIAASRHHNWRFKSFAKQLLELLSENEKYKSIISNLQDNQKK; encoded by the coding sequence ATGAGACACCTTTTAGTACTATTTATCACGTTTTTATGTCTTTCAGCGAAAGCGCAACAAACTGAATTTATTGATTTTATATCTATTGACGCGGAGATTAGTTTTGAAAAAGATAATACGGTTAAAGGGAGGGCTAAATATATTTATAAAGTTTTGAAGCCTTTCGATTCTTTGGTGATTGATGCTGTAAATATGGAGATTACTAATTTTTATGATGATCATTATGGGCTTGATTTTAAATATGACGGTAAGCAAATTGTTTATAAACCAGAATTTGAAGCTAATACATATCACGAGTTAAATATTGTGTACACAGTAAATCCAAAAAAAGCACTCTATTTTGTTGAAAAAGAAAATTCTCATCAAATCTGGACACAAGGTCAAGGTAAATATACAAGCCATTGGTTACCGAGTATCGATGATATGAATGATAAAATCGAATTTGATTTAGAAATTACGTACGATAAAGCGTACCAGGTTATTGCTAACGGTGCGTTGATTGATAAAAGAAGTAACGACTCAACGATGACTTGGCATTACGATATGCAAAAACCAATGTCAAGCTATCTTGTTGCATTGGCAATTGGTAAATATAAAAAACAGGTCATCTCCTCCAAAAGTGGAATACCAATAGAATTATATTACTACCCAGAAGATTCGGCTAAAGTGGAACCAACCTATCGTTACACTAAACAATTATTTGATTTTTTAGAAGATGAAATTGGCGTGTCTTATCCTTGGCAAAACTATAAACAGGTACCTGTAAAAGACTTTTTGTATTCGGGAATGGAAAATACAAGTTGTACTATTTTTAGTGACTATTTTATGATTGACAGGACTAGTTTTGTGGATAAAAACTATGTTAATGTTAATGCGCACGAGTTGGCGCATCAATGGTTTGGAGATTTGGTCACGGAAACCTCAGGAACGCACCATTGGTTACAAGAAGGGTTTGCGACGTATTATGCATTGTTAGCAGAACGAGATATTTTTGGAGAGGACTATTACTATTGGCAACTATACCAATATGCTCAAGAATTAATAGCACAAGATGCGGCAGGTGAAAGTACCGCGTTATTGAATCCAAAATCAAGCAGTACGACGTTTTATAAAAAAGGAGCTTGGGCTTTGCATGTTTTACGTGAGAAGGTAGGGGATAAGGCGTTTAAAAAGGCAGTGAAGATATATTTGAAAGCAAATGCGTTTAAAAATGTAGAAACTAATGATTTTATAAAGGAGGTAGAAAAAACATCAGGTCAGGATTTGACTGGTTTTGTGCAACAGTGGTTGGAGTCTTCAGAGTTGTTACAGGAAGAGATGGAGAATGTTTTAAAGGAAAATGAAACGTCTTCGTTTTTGGTAACCATGAAAACGGATCCATATTTAAGTTTTAGGACAGATGCAGATGATAATTATATTCTGTCAAGCTTAATAACCGAATTACCTAAAGGGTTTTATGCTGTTCAAGTTTCGGTTTTGGAAGAAGCTTTGTCAGTACCTGAATATCCAACGTCTGATGATTTGGTGGAGGAAGCGTTTCAGTCAGGCCAAATAAAATTAAGACAAACCATGGCTTTGGGTTTAAAAACGATTCCTTTAAAATTTAAAAAAAAATACGAAACGCTACTTGATGATCAATCTTATATCACAAATGAAGCTGCTCTCTATAACCTTTGGGCTAATTTTCCGCAAAAACGAAAGATTTACCTAGATCAAACAAAAGCAATTTATGGTTTTAATGATTATAATGTGAGAACGCTTTGGTTGGCTTTGGCTATCGCGACTCCAGGATATGAAGAAGGTAATAAAGAACTGTTTTTTAATGAATTGGTAGGGTATACGGCATCAGAGCATGGTTTTCAGTTGCGCCAGAATGCATTTAATGTTTTGAGTAGTTTAGGCGTGTTTAATCAGGAGGCTTTATTAAATTTGATAGCAGCTTCAAGGCATCATAATTGGAGATTCAAAAGTTTTGCGAAACAACTTTTAGAATTGTTATCTGAAAATGAAAAATATAAATCTATAATTAGTAATTTGCAGGACAACCAAAAAAAATAA
- a CDS encoding histidine kinase — MQYKKTHITLLSFLIWGFSFAQQFTNYTTKDGLPSNHVYKLAQDQKGFLWIATDKGLVKYNGNTIKTFTTKEGLSNNDVWGIYPTPDGRLWYLSKASKLGYIENDSVYAFESELKGEIFNPIFSSQVGNDVFLTSSNRFHVLKDNKWKVLLDYKIGSLGANSYIKHKTILGYKTNATLDTVFIQDKNDSTITKFCFNNVIDKLHVRGQITDSLFYWVNDKQYNIFNLNTLKLYKRNFKEEIGLEQSKHVRLNLVNNQIQISGQGFVGILDSNLHITKTYYIPKRLNAHFGFIDASGSIWVTTFTNGIYHLPKEKQNIKYCLEEERVTNISYINDKIIANVFNKGFYKYETSKNKFVPFIHESSFLYNASYLEALNTEFYMSKKHIKVLKKEVISDIDLENTIYGVNDKARQIVYLDKYLYSRYSLGINKINPKTFKVEKNYSQSGINQIMTFGGQLLIATSNGLKQLENETCETIKFSNQEFNKSILSVTQVSDTQILLNTDGFGTFISDLNTVKQLPQSEFLIVNNAYVKDNTIWLSTESGVLKYIKKEAGYQFQIKININNGLPSNSVNNVLVYQDKLMVSTNYGIAILPENITCQSQLLDIYIDKASYNNQGITATHSEFNYQKNNTLNFAVSNIDFSDLDTGFSYSYKLEPINKNWVLASANSFSFNNLMPGDYTLNIKSNKIKKQLSFSITPLWWQYLWVKIVMTVLAIAIIVYVVWKVSKQIQEKKNSQLMQEKRLTEIQLKALRSQMNPHFVFNSLAAIQYYINNNEIEASEAYLVKFSKLIRQFFELSKQTEISLNEEIKLIKNYLDIEKLRFNDKFEYVFKIDDAINSKQIKLPTMLLQPIVENAINHGIFNKLDNGNVCISIVPLSDKSIQVKIMDDGVGFINTQKRNTKRVKSSNVLEDRIKYLNKSELWNISYSEEELHPELNDRGNISTFIITQL; from the coding sequence TTGCAATATAAAAAAACCCATATCACATTGTTATCCTTTTTGATATGGGGTTTTTCTTTTGCACAACAGTTTACCAATTATACAACCAAAGATGGTTTGCCTAGTAATCATGTTTATAAATTGGCGCAGGATCAAAAGGGTTTTTTATGGATAGCCACGGACAAAGGTTTGGTGAAATATAACGGAAATACCATAAAAACGTTTACTACCAAGGAAGGGTTATCTAATAATGATGTTTGGGGAATCTATCCAACACCGGATGGCAGACTTTGGTACTTATCCAAAGCTTCTAAATTGGGTTATATTGAAAACGATAGTGTCTATGCTTTTGAAAGCGAATTAAAAGGAGAAATTTTTAATCCTATTTTTTCAAGTCAGGTTGGTAACGATGTGTTTTTGACAAGTTCTAATAGGTTTCATGTTTTGAAAGATAATAAATGGAAGGTTTTATTAGATTATAAAATCGGCAGTTTGGGAGCAAACAGTTATATCAAACATAAAACGATATTAGGTTATAAGACAAATGCAACATTGGATACTGTTTTTATTCAAGATAAAAACGATAGTACAATTACTAAGTTTTGCTTTAATAATGTTATTGATAAGCTTCATGTTAGAGGGCAAATTACTGACAGTCTATTTTACTGGGTAAATGATAAACAATACAATATTTTTAATCTAAATACTTTAAAATTATATAAACGGAATTTTAAAGAAGAAATAGGTCTTGAGCAGTCTAAGCATGTAAGGCTGAATTTAGTCAATAATCAAATTCAAATTTCAGGACAAGGTTTTGTGGGGATTTTAGATAGTAATTTGCACATTACAAAAACATATTATATTCCTAAACGATTAAACGCGCATTTTGGTTTTATCGATGCTTCAGGATCTATTTGGGTAACGACGTTTACCAATGGTATTTATCATTTGCCAAAAGAAAAACAAAATATAAAATATTGTTTGGAGGAAGAGCGTGTCACCAATATTAGTTATATAAACGATAAGATAATAGCTAATGTTTTTAATAAAGGGTTTTATAAATATGAAACGTCAAAAAATAAATTTGTTCCTTTTATTCACGAGTCTAGTTTCCTTTATAATGCGTCTTACTTAGAGGCGTTAAATACTGAATTTTATATGTCTAAAAAGCATATAAAAGTTTTAAAAAAGGAAGTGATTTCAGATATTGATTTAGAAAACACTATTTATGGAGTCAATGATAAGGCACGTCAAATAGTATATTTAGACAAGTACCTATACAGCCGATATTCTTTAGGAATCAATAAAATAAATCCGAAAACATTTAAAGTAGAAAAAAATTATTCGCAAAGTGGAATAAACCAAATTATGACGTTTGGAGGTCAACTTCTAATAGCAACTTCAAACGGGTTAAAACAATTGGAAAATGAAACGTGCGAAACCATTAAATTTTCAAACCAAGAATTTAATAAGTCTATATTAAGTGTCACACAAGTTTCTGATACACAAATACTGTTAAATACAGATGGATTTGGAACCTTTATATCAGATTTAAACACTGTTAAACAGTTACCTCAATCGGAATTTTTAATTGTGAATAATGCTTATGTAAAAGATAATACCATTTGGTTATCTACAGAGTCTGGTGTCTTAAAATATATAAAAAAAGAAGCAGGTTATCAGTTTCAGATAAAAATTAATATTAACAATGGGTTGCCTTCAAATAGCGTTAATAATGTATTAGTTTATCAAGATAAGTTAATGGTAAGCACAAATTATGGTATTGCTATTTTACCTGAAAATATAACCTGTCAATCTCAGTTATTAGATATTTATATTGATAAAGCAAGTTATAATAACCAAGGGATAACAGCTACTCATTCCGAGTTTAATTATCAAAAGAATAATACACTTAATTTTGCAGTTTCTAATATCGATTTTTCTGATTTGGATACGGGGTTTAGTTACAGTTATAAATTAGAACCAATAAATAAAAACTGGGTATTAGCTAGTGCTAATAGTTTTAGTTTTAATAATTTAATGCCTGGCGATTATACGTTAAATATTAAATCTAATAAGATAAAAAAGCAGCTAAGTTTTTCAATTACGCCTTTATGGTGGCAATACCTTTGGGTTAAGATAGTAATGACTGTGCTGGCTATTGCAATCATTGTGTATGTTGTTTGGAAAGTGAGTAAACAGATTCAAGAGAAGAAAAACAGCCAATTGATGCAAGAAAAGAGGTTAACCGAAATCCAATTAAAAGCATTGCGGTCTCAAATGAATCCTCATTTTGTATTCAACTCTTTGGCAGCCATACAATATTATATTAATAATAACGAAATTGAAGCTTCTGAAGCTTATCTGGTTAAGTTTTCTAAGCTAATTCGCCAGTTTTTTGAATTGTCCAAACAAACTGAAATCAGTTTAAATGAAGAGATTAAATTAATTAAAAACTATTTAGATATTGAAAAACTTCGTTTTAATGATAAGTTTGAGTATGTCTTTAAAATAGATGACGCTATCAATAGTAAACAAATAAAATTACCCACGATGCTATTACAGCCTATAGTAGAAAATGCTATCAATCATGGTATTTTTAATAAGTTAGACAATGGAAATGTTTGTATTAGTATTGTGCCCTTATCGGATAAAAGTATCCAAGTTAAGATTATGGATGATGGTGTTGGCTTTATAAATACTCAAAAAAGAAATACTAAAAGAGTTAAATCTTCCAATGTACTGGAAGACCGAATAAAATATTTAAATAAATCGGAGTTATGGAATATCTCTTATTCTGAAGAAGAACTCCATCCTGAATTAAACGATAGAGGGAATATATCGACCTTTATCATTACTCAATTGTAA